In a single window of the Tigriopus californicus strain San Diego chromosome 2, Tcal_SD_v2.1, whole genome shotgun sequence genome:
- the LOC131893217 gene encoding uncharacterized protein LOC131893217 (The sequence of the model RefSeq protein was modified relative to this genomic sequence to represent the inferred CDS: added 44 bases not found in genome assembly), giving the protein MSVFCLYLTPTRTSGMIWFVPRHRSQLKRSLRSIETVMSSRFCQLKRKSLFLPVDEVNMSTVLNVFKILGGFPFEVDAKDGGLRSNPRVWLFCFVRNIITVLLMAMVLVILEMDGRKFVVMFDNFLDLGMTVTHLVCALLLFIPNLIGLFGALWNYIGFGEKYNSLSAKMCTLYSRSLRTGPLTSMTSLNIRHILLKFGLAFLSALIASFCIYRLYPHDVPQFQMVVGMVLLTLFLFEMFFPIISGSARFIVKQKIDIISNITISQADHVDSCLQPPPPPQFYNDPSSGSLQRSQNNSTSDDRDDHDDHEGVNRKISKISIYTMNMPALSPAFPLETIIHNGLFLCDTLEEMNLALGPLIFLEYFVSILTLVVGSFFSLLMVMAFLGESFKLISFLFGLYHFVLGLLALIRIADLVDAGQTLSNRVKILQSKLESLYIIRPDLFLDNGSHWRAFILVERLKDNCILRPIFAFALTRESTLSLMGLLITYIIVLIQFKFSEKSKYDLYAYTTTKNDTGEAIGQET; this is encoded by the exons ATGTCAGTGTTCTGTCTGTACTTGACACCTACACGCACATCGGGAATGATATGGTTCGTTCCCAGACACCGTTCTCAATTGAAGAGGAGCCTTCGTTCCATTGAGACTGTCATGAGTTCTCGCTTTTGTCAACTGAAACGAAAGTCATTATTCCTCCCTGTTGATGAAGTGAACATGAGTACTGTCCTGAACGTGTTTAAAATCCTTGGCGGGTTCCCTTTCGAGGTAGACGCTAAGGATGGCGGATTGAGGTCCAATCCGCGAGTTTGGCTCTTCTGCTTTGTGCGCAACATAATCACGGTTTTACTCATGGCCATGGTCCTGGTCATCCTGGAAATGGATGGACGGAAATTCGTGGTCATGTTCGACAACTTCTTGGACTTGGGGATGACCGTTACTCATTTGGTGTGTGCCCTCCTGCTTTTCATTCCCAACCTAATTGGTCTTTTCGGTGCCCTCTGGAACTACATCGGATTCGGCGAAAAGTACAACTCGTTGAGTGCCAAAATGTGCACCTTGTACTCTCGCAGTCTAAGGACAG GACCCTTGACGTCCATGACCAGTTTGAACATCCGACacattcttttgaaatttggactgGCCTTCCTGTCCGCTTTGATCGCTTCGTTTTGCATCTATCGTCTCTATCCACACGATGTGCCCCAGTTCCAAATGGTCGTGGGTATGGTGCTCTTGACTTTGTTCCTCTTTGAGATGTTCTTTCCCATTATTTCGG GCTCGGCCCGATTTATTGTCAAGCAAAAAATTGACATCATTTCAAATATCACCATCTCTCAAGCAGACCACGTGGACAGTTGTCTtcagcctcctcctcctcctcagttTTATAACGACCCTTCCTCCGGGAGCCTACAAAGGAGCCAGAACAACTCCACTAGCGATGATCGCGATGATCACGATGATCACGAAGGAGTTAACCGGAAAATCTCGAAAATCAGCATCTACACCATGAACATGCCGGCGTTGTCACCCGCCTTCCCACTGGAGACCATCATCCACAACGGCTTGTTTTTGTGCGACACCCTCGAGGAAATGAACTTGGCCCTGGGACCGCTCATCTTTCTCGAGTACTTCGTGTCCATTCTGACCTTGGTGGTGGGCTCGTTCTTCAGCTTGCTCATGGTCATGGCCTTCTTGGGAGAGTCGTTCAAGTTGATCTCGTTCCTCTTCGGTCTCTACCACTTCGTTCTGGGTTTACTGGCTCTAATCCGAATTGCAGACCTGGTTGATGCCGGACAAACCCTATCGAACCGCGTGAAGATCCTGCAATCCAAACTCGAATCGTTGTACATCATTCGACCGGATCTGTTTCTGGACAACGGCTCACATTGGCGGGCATTCATACTTGTGGAAAGATTGAAGGACAATTGCATTCTCCGTCCCATTTTCGCATTCGCTCTCACCCGCGAATCCACACTATCTCTTATGGGCCTTTTAATCACCTACATCATTgttttgatccaattcaaattcagcGAAAAGAGCAAATACGATCTGTATGCGTACACGA